The following are encoded together in the Mesoplodon densirostris isolate mMesDen1 chromosome 2, mMesDen1 primary haplotype, whole genome shotgun sequence genome:
- the MTARC2 gene encoding mitochondrial amidoxime reducing component 2, with the protein MGAAGSSALARLGLPAPQPRPRWLGVAALGLAAVALGAVAWRRARPRRRRRLQQVGTVAELWIYPVKSCKGVSVKAAECTALGLRSGHLRDRFWLVIKEDGHMVTARQEPRLVLVSTTYEDDCLILRAPGMDQLVLPTKLHSSNKIHDCRVFGLDIQGRDCGDEAALWFTNFLKTEAFRLVQFEKNMKGRPSSKIFPSVGQNYQVAYPDCSPLMILSEASLADLNTRLEKKVKIDNFRPNIVVAGNNAFEEDTWGELFIGDVEMKKVLACPRCIMTTVDPDTGVINRKEPLETLKSYRLCDPSEKPIYQSSPLFGIYYSVEKIGSLKVGDPVYQMIQ; encoded by the exons ATGGGCGCAGCCGGCTCGTCCGCGCTGGCCCGCCTGGGCCTCCCCGCGCCGCAGCCCCGGCCCCGCTGGCTCGGGGTCGCCGCGCTGGGACTGGCCGCGGTGGCGCTGGGGGCCGTGGCCTGGCGCCGCGCGCGGCCCAGGCGGCGCCGGCGGCTGCAGCAGGTGGGCACCGTGGCAGAGCTCTGGATCTACCCCGTCAAGTCCTGCAAGGGGGTGTCGGTGAAGGCGGCGGAGTGCACGGCCCTGGGGCTGCGCAGCGGTCACCTGCGGGACAG GTTTTGGCTGGTGATTAAGGAAGATGGACACATGGTGACTGCCCGGCAGGAACCTCGCCTCGTGCTGGTCTCCACTACCTATGAGGATGATTGCCTTATTCTCAGAGCACCAGGGATGGACCAGCTGGTTTTGCCAACCAAGCTACATTCTTCAAACAAGATCCATGACTGCAG GGTGTTTGGTCTTGACATCCAGGGCAGGGACTGTGGTGATGAGGCTGCTCTGTGGTTCACCAACTTCTTGAAAACAGAAGCTTTCAGGCTGGTTCAGTTTGAAAAGAACATGAAGGGAAGACCATCAAGCAAAATTTTCCCTTCTGTTGGCCAGAATTACCAG GTGGCCTACCCGGACTGCAGCCCCCTCATGATCCTCTCAGAAGCCTCCCTGGCAGATCTGAATACCAGGctggagaagaaagtgaaaaTCGACAATTTCAGGCCAAATATCGTGGTGGCAGGCAACAATGCTTTTGAGGAG gACACCTGGGGTGAACTCTTCATTGGCGacgtagaaatgaaaaaggttttGGCTTGTCCCAG GTGCATTATGACCACGGTGGACCCAGATACCGGAGTGATCAACAGGAAGGAGCCGCTGGAAACGCTGAAAAG CTACCGGCTGTGCGATCCTTCCGAGAAGCCCATTTACCAGTCATCCCCACTTTTTGGGATCTATTATTCGGTGGAAAAAATTGGAAGCCTGAAAGTTGGTGACCCCGTGTACCAGATGATACAGTGA